AATAAATTTCATAATATTTTTAGTATCAATATCCAGACCGAATTTAACTTTTTGTTTGTTTAAAATCTCTAAAATTTCAACTAATAAATTTTCTTCTACAACACCTAAAATATAAACAAAATCCTTATCAGTTAATTTTTGCAACAGCTTAAATAATTTATTTTTTTGTGCCTCATTAATTTGATTTCTTGGTCCATTTAGCTCAAAAAAATCTGAAGTTTTACTAAACATTTTAACATTATATCTTGTAGGCAAAACACCAGCATTTGTAATGTTTAAAATATTTAATTGTTCTTTTTTTCAAAAGCTATTCAAGTTATTAAATGTGTGTTTATCAAAGAATGTTATGGCAGTGTTTTCAAATCCCATCCTACTTAGAACTACAGAAGCATTTATTCCTTTACCACCAGGAAAAAGATTAAAATTTTTATATCTATTTAAAGAGTTTATTTCGAAGACTTCAGTCTGTATTACTAAATCAACAGAAGGAGAAAAAGTTATAGTTAAAAACATTGTTATTAAATAATACTAAAATTTAAAAAAATTTTATAATTTATACATTTAGCCAAGGAGATTCGATGCCCAAATTAGTTTTTTTGAAACCTTATTTTAAAGAAGTTTTATGAGCAAATGATAATTTAAAAAAACTTTACAATTTATCATACTCAGCAGGCGAAGCTTGATTAATTTCTGCTTTTGAAAAAACTCCAAGTTTGATAATAAATGAAGAAATAAAAGAGAAAAATTTATACTTGTTCTTTAAAAACAATAAAGATTTTTTTGGAAATTATTCAGGTGATTATCCTAATTTAACTAAGTTTATTGATGCAAAAACAGCTTTAAGCATTCAAGTGCATCCAGATGACAAAAACGCTCGAAAATTACACAACAGTTTTGGAAAAGATGAATGTTGGTATGTATTAAAACCTTCATCTAAACCTTTTGTAATAGGAACCAACGAACCTTCAAAAACAAAGATAAAACAACAAATTCAAAGCAAAAATTTTGATTTTTTAAACTTAGTTCATTTGCAATCTAATGATTTTACATACATAAAATCTGGAATGCTACATGGAATTCCTGCTGATACATTTGTTTTTGAACTTCAGCAATCTTCAGATATAACTTATAGATTTTATGATTATGAAAGAAGAGATAAAAACAATCAATTAAGAGAATTACATTTAGATTTGGCTTTTAAGTCTTTAAAAACTAAGCTAAAACCTAAAATTATCAAAAACAAACAACTTCTTGTTAACAATAAATATTTTTATTTAGAAAAAGAAGAAATCAATGGCAAAAAAATAAAATATTTTAAAAAAGATTTTTATTGAGTAGAGGCAACAGTAATTGAAGGACAAGGAAAAGTAGATAATTTTGAGGTAAAATTTGGTGACGTCTTTTTAATAAAAAATCAAACAAAATCCTTGATTTTTGAAGGTAAAATGAAAATTTTACTTAACTTTATCATAAAGTAAAATGCCCAAAATTACTAAAATATGGTAAAATAATAAGACTATGACTTCAAATGAAAAATATATAAATTATTTGGTTAATTGAATTAAAAACCAAGTTAAAAAAGCTAATAAGTCAGGTGTTATAGTAGGGATTTCAGGTGGAATAGATTCAGCTTTAGTAGCAGTTCTAGCAAAAAAAGCATTTCCAAAAGATTCTTTAGGTTTAATTATGCAAATCAAAAATATGGATAAAGATTTGTCGCATATAGAAAAGTTAGTAAATAAATTTGATATATCAACAAGAAAAATTAATTTATCTAACATATATGAAGAATTTGTTAAAACATTGAAAATTGAAGATAAAATGTCATTAGCAAACATTCAACCAAGATTAAGAATGTCAACTTTATATGCAATTGCACAAGAAAAAGACTATTTAGTTCTTGGAACAGATAATTTAGTAGAGATGTATATTGGATACTTTACAAAATACGGTGATGGAGGAGTAGATCTTCTTCCCATCGTTCATTTAACTAAAACCGAAGTTTATCAATTAGCAAAAGAATTAGGAATAAACGAAGAAATTTTAAAAAAAGCTCCATCTGCTGGTTTATGAGAAAATCAAAAAGATGAAGACGAAATGAAATTCACATACAAAGACTTTGATCAATTTTTAGAAGATAAATCAAAATTAAAAAAATCAGTTGTTGACAGAATCGAGTATTTACATAAAATCAGTCAACATAAAAGAAATAAAATACCAAGACCAAGAAAAACATTAAAGGATTTTTAATATGGCAGGACATTCCAAGTGAGCAAATATTAAGCATAGAAAAGGTGCACAAGATGCGCTAAGATCAAAAATTTTCGCTAAATTTTCAAAAGAAATAATGGTGGCTGCTTCCAAAGGTGGACCCGATTTAAACTCTAATTCAGCACTTAGATTAGTTGTGGCAAAAGCAAAAGCAAAATCAATGCCAAAAGCAAATATTGATAAAGCAATTGCTAAAGCTACAGGCGCTGGTCAAGAAGGAGCGAATTTCAAAGAATTTTTTTATTCAGGAAATTTACCTCACGGAGTTTCAGTAATTGTTGAAATCTTAACAGATAATGTAAACAGAGCAATTTCTAATTTACAAGCATTATTTAAAAGAGCTAACGGTCAAATTGGAAAACAAAATTCAATTCCCTATATGTTTGAACAAAAAGGGTATATTGAAATAGCTAAAAAAGACCTTTCAGAAGATGAACTTATGCTTTTTGTTTTAGATAATGGAGCAACAGATTTTCTTGTTGATTCAGAGTCTTATGAAGTATTTTGTGAACCTTCTTCATTAACTTCACTAAAAGCAGCTCTTGAATCAGAATACAAAGATATAGAATTCTTAAGTGTAGAAGTTAATTACTTTCCAAATGAAAAAGTAGAATTAACTGAAAAAGACACAGAAGATCTTTTAAATAAAATCGACACTTTTTTAGACGATGATGATATTCAAAATGTTTTTCACAATATTAAATTAGATTAAATAAAAGGCAGTTAAACTGCCTTTTATTGTGATTAGTAAACGAAATAAATAGGTGTTTTACTTGCTGAACTTTTAGCTTCAGAATTATCTCATTTTATGGTATTTTCTTTTGTTTTTAATTCCCCTGAATGAGATGTTGCTCCTTTAAACATCCCAACTAGGTTCATTAAAGTATTAATAACTGATGGTAAAGCAGTAAGTGTAGCAGTAGCAACTGCACCAATTCCAGCACCTGAAATATTATACTTTTCTTCTTCTGTTAATTTAACTAGTTTGCTATTCATTTACCTCCTTTCAGACTTATTTTTCTTGAAATTGCAAAAAACTTTAAAAAAAGGAAAAAATTAGGAAATTATGAACAAAAAAAACATCACTAAACAAGATGTAATCGATATTTTAAATAATGAAAATTTTTATAAAAATAATATTTTAGATTTAAAAAGTCTAGATCAAGTAGAAGAAATTGAAAGCTTTGCTTTTTCAGGCATTAAAAAAAATCTTCACAAAGTAATTTTGCCTCCAAATCTAAAAAGAATTGGACAATCTGCTTTTATGTACAATAAAATAAAGCAAATTGTCTGAAACGATAAAATAGAACACATTTCTTTTGCTTGTTTTGAAAGTAATTATTTGGAAGTACTTCAAATTCCTTCTAGTATAAAGGTTATTGAAGAATCAGCATTTGCTATGAATAGCATTAAAACCCTTCATATTCCTAGTTTCTTAACAACTTTAGAAAATGATTTATTTTACAACAACAAAATTGAAGAATTAATAATCGAAGACTTTAAAAATAAAGAAATTAAAAATGCTTTTTTTAATAACGATAATATAAAAAATATTGTTTTAAAATCTAACTTTCGGTTATTAGAAGATACAAACAAATATGATTATAAAAAAATGATATTTTACTTTTTAGATCACTTTTCTGACTATGAAAATGAAGTAAAAATGACAGTTGATAATTTAAAACTATCTAATTTTTTAAAATCACTTGTTATAGATAATGTTCAAAAACTTACTATTGAAAACAATAATTCTAAATCTGTTGAAGTTTTAGAGTTTTATGTTGAAAAAATGGACCTAGATACTAAATTAGAATTTAAATTAATTTCTAAAAAAGACTTAAAAACTAGCTTAAAAATAGTATAAAATTACTAAAAACATATTATAATTTGTAAGAATTTTTAAACAAAATTTAATTTATATATAAAAAGGTAATTAAATGAAAGATTTTATTGAAAAAAGAACAAAAATAATCGCAACAATTGGTCCTTCAACTCAGGATTATAATTTATTAAAAAGATTAATTCAAGCAGGAGTTACCACAATAAGAGCTAATTTTTCTCATGGTGATTATGAAGAACAAAAAGCAAAATTTGATAATGCAAAGAAAATTTCAAAAGATTTAAATATTCCAGTTTCAATTTTGTTAGATACAAAAGGACCTGAAATTAGAGTTGGAAAAATGACTAATGGTTCACAATTAATTGAATCAAATTCTAAAGTTGTTATTTTAACTTCAAAAGAAGATTACGAAAACTTTTTAGGAACTTCAGATGTAGTTACAGTTTCCTATGAAATGGATCGTGATTTAAAAATTGGAGATCAAGTTTTATTTGATGATGGTAAATTACAATCAACAGTTATAGAAATTGAACCAAATAAAATTACTGTTTTAACAAAAAATGCTCACGTTTTAAAATCTAATAAAAGAATTAATCTACCTGGTGTAGAATTTTCACTTCCATTTTTATCAGAAAAAGATAAAAGAGATGTTATTTTCGGAATAGAACAAGGCGTAAATTACATTGCTGCTTCATTTGTTAATTCAGCGGAAAATGTTAGAGAATTAAGACAATTATTAGATGAAAATGGCGGAGAGCATATCCAAATAATTTCTAAAATTGAATCTCATGTTGGGATTGTAAAAATTGATGAGATTATTGAAGTTTCAGACGGAATTATGATAGCTCGTGGAGATCTTGGATTAGAAGTTCCTTATTATGACGTACCATTCCATCAAAAAAATATTATTAGAAAATGTAGATTCGCAGGAAAAACTGTAATAGTTGCAACACAAATGTTAGATTCTATGGAAAAATCTGCACAACCTACAAGAGCAGAAGTAACCGACGTTTATTGAGCAACTGAGCTTGGAGCAGATGCAACAATGCTTTCAGGAGAATCAGCACAAGGTCAATTCCCTTATGAATCAGTAAAAGTTATGGCAACTATTAACAAAAGAGCTGAAAGAGAGTTTTATAACAAGTTATTTTATAAAAAACAACTTTCAGTTATGGCAAAAAATTCATTTGGAAAAAGAGCTTACATAGCTCACAAAATAGCACATTATACTTTAGAACACGATGTTAAATTTGCAGTGGTTTTATCAAGAACAGGTCAATTACTATCAACAATAGCTAAATTTAGACCAAATACTGCAGTTATCGGAATTATCAATGATGAAAAATTAATCGGTGGTTTTGGAGTAACTTCTTCAGTATTTGTAGCTAGTGAATCACTTGAATTATTTAACGAAATTAAAGCTGACTTTGCTCATGCAAGAAGAGTTTTAAGCACATATGGAGCTGAGCCAGGTGATAAATTTTTAGTGGTAGAAAACGACAAAATAGTTGAATTTACTTTCTAAGATAACAACAATAATAAAAACTAGAAGAAATTTTCTTCTAGTTTTTATTTACTTTTTTTAAAAAAACGAAGCTAAGTGTTTTTACTTAGCTTCGTTAAATTGGTTATTTACAAGTTTATTTTGTTCAGTGTTTAGTTTTAAATTCTAGAATAAAATGCTTTATTTTTCTATATAAATATTTTATTTTATTTCTAATTTTCAATGAATGGTATTTAATTTTAAACACTTTTATTCAAAACCAACTAACTAAAAACGGAACTATAGCAATTGATAATAAAGTAATTAAATTTAATATTATAACTATAGTGTTTGAATTACCTGAGTAGAAAAAAGGATGATAGAAATTTAAAAATGGATAAATTGTCAATCCTGTATAAAAATAAACAATTTTATTTTCATTACTAAAATCAGGGTTAGTATATTGCCTTACGCTAAAAAAGAACAATAAACAACAAAATAGGTAATAACAAAACGAATATAGTATTGGATAAATAAAAGTATATTTTTTAATAGCATATGCACGTTTTAAATGATAAAGACAGATAAAAGATAATATTGGATTAACTAAATGGACTATCAATGTCTGTAAAGTATCTAAAAGATTTTCTTTGAAATTAAAATGTCAAGCTATTAAAGTTCAAAACACTATAAATGTGATAGTTAGTAAAACAATTGAAGAAAATAGCCATTGAAATTTTTTTCTGCTTGGATTTAGAACATAAATTAAAAGTGCAATTGCAAAAATAATATTAGTTTGATAAGTAAAATAAAATAAACTAGAAATATTCTGAAAATAATAAACGAATGAAACAAAATAAAATTTGGGTAAAGAAAATTCAATATAATTTACTGCTATATTTCTTGCAATTATTACAAAAGTAGAAATAATTGCAAATAAAGCAAAAACAAAATTGATTCTTTGTTCTTTTTTTCACTCAATTCAAAATTTTGGCTTCAAAAATGAAGGATTTTGTCTTTGATTTGAAGATGAGTCTAAATTATTTTGTTGATTTTTTTGAGCATTTGCCATAAAAAGTATTTTTAATTAATATTAATCTTCGTCAGCTTTAATTGCTCTTTCTTTTACTATTTGATCTGAAATTTGTTTTGGTGTAATTTCGTAGTGATCAAATTGCATTTGGTAAGTTCCACGACCTGATGTCATAGATCTTAATTGTGTTGAGTATCCAAACATTTCTGCTAAAGGAACATTTGCTCTAATGGTGTTAGCTCCATCGGATCTTGTTTCTTGTTCTTTAACTTGTCCACGACGACGAGATAAGTCACCCATAACATCTCCTGAGTATTCAGCTGGAACAAAAACAGAAACATCCATAATAGGTTCTAATAAAACAGTTCCAATTGCATCTTTTGCTTTTGTAAGTGCTTTAGAAGCTGCTATTTTATAAGCCATTTCAGAGGAGTCAACTTCGTGGTAAGAACCATCATAAAGTGTTGCTTGGACGTCGATCATTGGATAACCTGCAAGAATTCCCATTTGCATTTTTTCTTCAAGTCCTTTTTGGATTGATTTAATGTATTCTTTAGGAATTTTACCACCAACAATTTTGTCAATGAACTTAAATCCACCTTCTTCATTTGGTTCGAATTTAATTCAAACATGTCCATATTGTCCACGTCCACCAGATTGTTTGATGTGTTTTCCTTCAACTTCTGCTGCTTTAGTAATAGTTTCACGGTAGCTAACTTGTGGTTTTCCAACTTTAGCTTCTACACCAAATTCTCTTTTTAAACGATCAACGATGATGTCTAAGTGAAGCTCACCCATACCTGCGATAATTGTTTGTCCTGTTTCATTATCTGTTCAGGTTTTGAAGGTAGGATCTTCATTTGCTAGTTTTTGAAGACCGATTGAGAGTTTTTCTACAGCAGCTTTTGTCGCAGGTTCTAAAGCTTGAGAAATAACAGGTTCTGGGAAAACCATTTTTTCTAAAACAAAAGGTTTTGCTTTTTCAGAAATTAAAGTATCTCCAGTTGTTGTTTCTTTTAGACCAACTAAAGCTCCAATATCTCCGGTTCTAACCTCGTTAATTTCTTCTCTAGAGTTAGCATGCATTTCTAGAATTCTACCAACTCTTTCTTTTTTATTTTTAGTTGAGTTTAAGATATATGTTCCTTTACTTAAAACTCCTGAGTACACTCTAAAAAATGTTAATGAACCAACAAATGGGTCATTCATAATTTTAAAAGCTAGAGCTGAAAATTCTTCATCATCTGAAGCTTGTACAGAAAATTCTTCATCATCTGAGTATGCTTTAATTGCTGGAACATCTAAAGGTGAAGGTAGATACTCGATAACAGCGTCGATCATTTTTTTAACACCTTTGTTTTTGAAACTAGTTCCACAAACAGCTGGAAAGAATTGACCTGAAATAGTAGCTTTTCTAATTGCATGTTTTAATTGTTCTACAGTTGGAGTATTTCCTTCAAGTAATAAATGCATTAAATCTTCGTCAAAATCAGCAACTGCTTCTGCTAATTCCATACGCATCATTTCTGCTTTTTCCTTTAATTCTGAAGGAATTTCGATTTCAAATTCTTCTTCTTCTTTTTCTCCGTTGTATTTAAAAGCTTTCATTTCTACTAAGTCAATTAAACCAATAAAATCATTTTCAGATCCAATGTTTAATTGAATAGCAACAGCGTTTCCACCTAATTTATCTCTAACAGATTTTACTGAAGCTTCAAAATTTGCTCCAGCTTTATCCATTTTATTAACATAAACTATTCTAGGAACGTTGTAGTTTGTAGCTTGTCTTCAAACAGTTTCAGTTTGAGGTTCTACTCCAGATTGAGCATCTAAAACAGCTACAGCACCGTCTAAAACACGTAATGAACGTTCAACCTCAACAGTAAAGTCAACGTGTCCCGGAGTATCAATAATATTAATTCTTTTTCCTTTTCAAAAGGCTGTTGTAGCGGCTGAAGTTATAGTAATTCCACGTTCTTTTTCTTGCTCCATTCAGTCCATTTGTGAACCACCATCGTGTGTTTCTCCAATTTTATGAATTTTACCTGTATGGAATAAGATTCTTTCAGTTGTAGTTGTTTTCCCGGCATCAATATGAGCCATAATTCCTATATTTCTATAGTCTTTTAAGTCAAATTTTCTTGCCATAATTATCACCTGTAGTGAGCAAATGCTCTATTAGCTTCTGCCATTTTATGTGTATCGTCTTTTTTCTTAACTGATCCACCAGTTTTGTTGAAAGCATCGATAATTTCGTTTGCTAATCTTAATTCCATAGTTTTTTCATTACGTAATCTAGCATAGTTGATTAATCAACGTAATGATAGTGTTTGTTTTCTTCTTTTAGAAACTTCAACTGGAACTTGGTAGTTTGAACCACCAACTCTTCTTGAACGTACTTCTAATTCAGGTGTTATGTTTTTAATAGCTTCGTGAAATACTTCTAAAGCGTCTTTTCCTGTTTTTTCAGCAACTATTTTAAAAGCTGAATATAAAATGTTTTGTGCTGTAGATTTTTTACCATCTAACATAATTGTGTTGATAGCTTTAGTAATTAATTTTGAATTAAATACTGGATCTGCTAGCACTTGTCTTATAGGGGCTTGTTTTCTACGTGACATAATTTCTCCTTTTGTTTATTGATTATTTTTTCTCTTTTGGTTTTTTAGCACCGTATTTTGAACGACCTTGATTTCTTTTAGCTACACCAGCTGTATCTTGAGTTCCACGAACAATGTGGTATCTCATACCTGGTAAATCTTTAACTTTTCCACCTCTAATTAAAACAACAGAGTGTTCTTGCAAGTTGTGTCCTTCACCTGGAATATAAGCATTTACTTCCATTCCATTTGATAATTTTACCCTTGCGTATTTTCTAAGAGCTGAGTTAGGTTTTTTAGGAGTCATTGTTCCTACCCTTGTACATACACCTCTTTTAAAAGGTGCAGGTAATGCATGCTCTTTTTTCTTTAATGAGTTAAAAGATTTGTTTAATGCAGGAGCGTTAATTTTTCTTACTTTATTAACTCTCGCCCCATTAACTAACTGAGATTGTGTTGGCATTTTTTATCCTTTCTTTAATTTTGTTAAATACCATAAATTGATATAAAGTTTTAAAATTATACAACAACTTAGTCCAGAGTATCAAAAAAAGTTCACTTTTTTATTAAAACCCTTCTTTTTAGAAGGATTTTTGTATGTTATCTGTGATAAAAATAATTTAAAAAATATAAAAAAATAGGAAATTAAGCTTCAAAAGTTCACTAATAGTTTGAACAAAAAAAGCAGAATTTACACTCTGCTTTTTTTCTAATTTATACTATTTTAATTCGTCTTTTAGCATTTCTTTTGCTTTGCTTAATTCAACTGAGAATATTGAAGTTACACCACGTTTTTGCATTGTTACTCCAAGTAGCTGATCAACTCTAGACATAGTACCAGAACGGTGAGTAATAATCAAGAATTGAGTGTTTTCTTTTAATAATTTTAAAAACTCTACATAACGAATAACGTTTGATTCATCTAATGCAGCTTCAACCTCGTCTAAGATACACAATGGAATTGGCCTTGCTTTTAAGATAGCAAAAAGAAGCGAAATTGCTATAATTGCTTTTTCTCCACCTGAGAAAAGACGTAAGTTTTTAATAGTTTTTCCAGGAGGTTGTGCTGAAATTTCAACACCTGAATTT
This Mycoplasma sp. 1654_15 DNA region includes the following protein-coding sequences:
- the rpsL gene encoding 30S ribosomal protein S12, which produces MPTQSQLVNGARVNKVRKINAPALNKSFNSLKKKEHALPAPFKRGVCTRVGTMTPKKPNSALRKYARVKLSNGMEVNAYIPGEGHNLQEHSVVLIRGGKVKDLPGMRYHIVRGTQDTAGVAKRNQGRSKYGAKKPKEKK
- the fusA gene encoding elongation factor G — protein: MARKFDLKDYRNIGIMAHIDAGKTTTTERILFHTGKIHKIGETHDGGSQMDWMEQEKERGITITSAATTAFWKGKRINIIDTPGHVDFTVEVERSLRVLDGAVAVLDAQSGVEPQTETVWRQATNYNVPRIVYVNKMDKAGANFEASVKSVRDKLGGNAVAIQLNIGSENDFIGLIDLVEMKAFKYNGEKEEEEFEIEIPSELKEKAEMMRMELAEAVADFDEDLMHLLLEGNTPTVEQLKHAIRKATISGQFFPAVCGTSFKNKGVKKMIDAVIEYLPSPLDVPAIKAYSDDEEFSVQASDDEEFSALAFKIMNDPFVGSLTFFRVYSGVLSKGTYILNSTKNKKERVGRILEMHANSREEINEVRTGDIGALVGLKETTTGDTLISEKAKPFVLEKMVFPEPVISQALEPATKAAVEKLSIGLQKLANEDPTFKTWTDNETGQTIIAGMGELHLDIIVDRLKREFGVEAKVGKPQVSYRETITKAAEVEGKHIKQSGGRGQYGHVWIKFEPNEEGGFKFIDKIVGGKIPKEYIKSIQKGLEEKMQMGILAGYPMIDVQATLYDGSYHEVDSSEMAYKIAASKALTKAKDAIGTVLLEPIMDVSVFVPAEYSGDVMGDLSRRRGQVKEQETRSDGANTIRANVPLAEMFGYSTQLRSMTSGRGTYQMQFDHYEITPKQISDQIVKERAIKADED
- the pyk gene encoding pyruvate kinase, which encodes MKDFIEKRTKIIATIGPSTQDYNLLKRLIQAGVTTIRANFSHGDYEEQKAKFDNAKKISKDLNIPVSILLDTKGPEIRVGKMTNGSQLIESNSKVVILTSKEDYENFLGTSDVVTVSYEMDRDLKIGDQVLFDDGKLQSTVIEIEPNKITVLTKNAHVLKSNKRINLPGVEFSLPFLSEKDKRDVIFGIEQGVNYIAASFVNSAENVRELRQLLDENGGEHIQIISKIESHVGIVKIDEIIEVSDGIMIARGDLGLEVPYYDVPFHQKNIIRKCRFAGKTVIVATQMLDSMEKSAQPTRAEVTDVYWATELGADATMLSGESAQGQFPYESVKVMATINKRAEREFYNKLFYKKQLSVMAKNSFGKRAYIAHKIAHYTLEHDVKFAVVLSRTGQLLSTIAKFRPNTAVIGIINDEKLIGGFGVTSSVFVASESLELFNEIKADFAHARRVLSTYGAEPGDKFLVVENDKIVEFTF
- a CDS encoding leucine-rich repeat domain-containing protein gives rise to the protein MNKKNITKQDVIDILNNENFYKNNILDLKSLDQVEEIESFAFSGIKKNLHKVILPPNLKRIGQSAFMYNKIKQIVWNDKIEHISFACFESNYLEVLQIPSSIKVIEESAFAMNSIKTLHIPSFLTTLENDLFYNNKIEELIIEDFKNKEIKNAFFNNDNIKNIVLKSNFRLLEDTNKYDYKKMIFYFLDHFSDYENEVKMTVDNLKLSNFLKSLVIDNVQKLTIENNNSKSVEVLEFYVEKMDLDTKLEFKLISKKDLKTSLKIV
- a CDS encoding YebC/PmpR family DNA-binding transcriptional regulator — translated: MAGHSKWANIKHRKGAQDALRSKIFAKFSKEIMVAASKGGPDLNSNSALRLVVAKAKAKSMPKANIDKAIAKATGAGQEGANFKEFFYSGNLPHGVSVIVEILTDNVNRAISNLQALFKRANGQIGKQNSIPYMFEQKGYIEIAKKDLSEDELMLFVLDNGATDFLVDSESYEVFCEPSSLTSLKAALESEYKDIEFLSVEVNYFPNEKVELTEKDTEDLLNKIDTFLDDDDIQNVFHNIKLD
- a CDS encoding type I phosphomannose isomerase catalytic subunit, with translation MPKLVFLKPYFKEVLWANDNLKKLYNLSYSAGEAWLISAFEKTPSLIINEEIKEKNLYLFFKNNKDFFGNYSGDYPNLTKFIDAKTALSIQVHPDDKNARKLHNSFGKDECWYVLKPSSKPFVIGTNEPSKTKIKQQIQSKNFDFLNLVHLQSNDFTYIKSGMLHGIPADTFVFELQQSSDITYRFYDYERRDKNNQLRELHLDLAFKSLKTKLKPKIIKNKQLLVNNKYFYLEKEEINGKKIKYFKKDFYWVEATVIEGQGKVDNFEVKFGDVFLIKNQTKSLIFEGKMKILLNFIIK
- a CDS encoding MAGa3780 family membrane protein — its product is MANAQKNQQNNLDSSSNQRQNPSFLKPKFWIEWKKEQRINFVFALFAIISTFVIIARNIAVNYIEFSLPKFYFVSFVYYFQNISSLFYFTYQTNIIFAIALLIYVLNPSRKKFQWLFSSIVLLTITFIVFWTLIAWHFNFKENLLDTLQTLIVHLVNPILSFICLYHLKRAYAIKKYTFIYPILYSFCYYLFCCLLFFFSVRQYTNPDFSNENKIVYFYTGLTIYPFLNFYHPFFYSGNSNTIVIILNLITLLSIAIVPFLVSWFWIKVFKIKYHSLKIRNKIKYLYRKIKHFILEFKTKHWTK
- the rpsG gene encoding 30S ribosomal protein S7, with product MSRRKQAPIRQVLADPVFNSKLITKAINTIMLDGKKSTAQNILYSAFKIVAEKTGKDALEVFHEAIKNITPELEVRSRRVGGSNYQVPVEVSKRRKQTLSLRWLINYARLRNEKTMELRLANEIIDAFNKTGGSVKKKDDTHKMAEANRAFAHYRW
- the nadE gene encoding NAD(+) synthase produces the protein MTSNEKYINYLVNWIKNQVKKANKSGVIVGISGGIDSALVAVLAKKAFPKDSLGLIMQIKNMDKDLSHIEKLVNKFDISTRKINLSNIYEEFVKTLKIEDKMSLANIQPRLRMSTLYAIAQEKDYLVLGTDNLVEMYIGYFTKYGDGGVDLLPIVHLTKTEVYQLAKELGINEEILKKAPSAGLWENQKDEDEMKFTYKDFDQFLEDKSKLKKSVVDRIEYLHKISQHKRNKIPRPRKTLKDF
- a CDS encoding PfkB family carbohydrate kinase, producing MFLTITFSPSVDLVIQTEVFEINSLNRYKNFNLFPGGKGINASVVLSRMGFENTAITFFDKHTFNNLNSFWKKEQLNILNITNAGVLPTRYNVKMFSKTSDFFELNGPRNQINEAQKNKLFKLLQKLTDKDFVYILGVVEENLLVEILEILNKQKVKFGLDIDTKNIMKFIDFKPYFYKPNLDELNINFKINSKKDIFDTLKYIQQKGANNILLSLGDRGSILLDNKGIFYKSTLNIKVNIKSTVGAGDTLGSIFIANFLKTNNVEKSLILATATATSTVSQWWLAKKKEAFSFKKFVKVEKFNDIKTN